GGGTTCAAATCCCGGTCGTCAGCCCATTTTATGGTCAGCCTCCCTGGATTTTCCGTACAATCCCACAACCCATACTTTTATAAAGAGGTGAAAATCCTCACAAAATAATAAAGCCCGAGTCTCTTAAGAGGCGAATCGAGGGTTTGCAGCAATTACTTGTGCTGTTCTCGATTCTTCGTGCTTTATTCAACTAAAAATGGCAGAAAAAGACTTCAAACACATTGTACGCATCGCAAACACCGATCTTAAAGGTGAAAAAGGAATAGCGGTCGCTCTACAAAAAATTACAGGTGTTGGAGCATCAATGGCACAAACTGTGTGTGCACTTGCAAAAGTGAATCCGCTTGAAAAAGCAGGGGAACTCACAGATGATCAAATAAACGCAATTGACACTATTCTCGCAGATCCTCAAAAAGCAGGAATTCCTTCGTGGTACTTTAACCGTCAAAAAGACTATGAAACTGGTGTTGATAAACACATCGTAGGACCCAGCCTCAAATTCGAACAAGAAAATGACGTTAAACGCTTGGCCAAAATCAAATCATACAGAGGTTTGCGCCATCAATGGGGACTTCCTGTAAGAGGACAACGTACACAATCAAATTTCAGAAACAAACGCAAAGTAGGAGGCGCTAAGCGTAAACGATAAACAAGTAATTCACCATGGGAGATACAAAAAAACACAGGAAAAAGTACGCAAGACCTCGCCACCCTTGGATTAAATCTCGTATCCTTGAAGAAAAGGAACTAAAAAGAGAATATGGTCTTAAGAATAATACTGAGCTTTGGCGTATGCAAATGGTACTTACCAAGGCAAAAAATCAAGCAAAGAGCCTTGTTGTTCGCCAAGGTGAACAAGCAGAAAAAGAGAGAAAACAGCTCGTTGATCGTATGATTCGTTATGGATTCCTACGAGAAGGGCAAACAATGGACGATATTCTTTTCCTTACTCAACGCGACATTCTTGATCGCAGATTGCAATCAATCGTGTTTAGAAAAAAACTTGCACAAACCATTAAGCAAGCACGCCAGTTCATCACTCATGAACACATAGCAGTTAATGGAAAAGTGATCACATCACCATCCTACCTCGTAACGGTGGAAGAAGAAGCACAAGTTGACTTCATACCAACCTCACAACTAGCAGATCCTGATCACCCAGAAAGAAATCCTCAAAAAGCTCTTGAAATGAAAGCGCTTGCTGAAGAAGAAGCTAAAAAAGCTGAAGAAGAAGCTAAAAAAGCTGAAGAAGCTAAACAGGCTGAGGCTCAAGCGCAAGCATCAAACGCAGAAGAACAAAACGCAGAAGAGCAAACGCAAGAGGCAGAGGCATAAAAATGGCTAAGGAAGAATTCATTGATCAAGGAGAAAAAAGAAAACTCAACAAACCTATCAAGTGGGGTTTATGCCATATTTATTCATCCTATAATAACACGATTCTACATATCACAGATATCACAGGATCAGAAAGTATTGTTCGCACTTCAGGAGGGCAAGTTGTCAAGGCGGGACGCGCACGACCAACACCTACCGCAGCGATGACTCTTGCGAAAAAAGCAGCAGAAGTCGCAATTGAAAAAGGAATTACCGGACTTCACGTTAAAATAAAAGCAAAAGGCGGTCACAACGGCCCCAACAATCCCGGTCCTGGAGCTCAAGCAGCGGTACGCGCACTTTCAAGGATGGGAATCAAGATCGGCATGATTGAAGATGTAACTCCATTGCCTCACGATGGGTGTCGTAAAAAAGGCGGAAAACGAGGACGACGAGTATGAAGTTAGAAGTAGTTCGCAATAACCCTGCATTCAAAACAATAACCTTCACACTAAGCGATACTACACCTGCATTTGCAAATCTTATTCGAAAAAGCATCCTTGACGACGTTCCAACACTTGCAATAGAATACGTCACGTTCAATAAGAACAGTTCAGTACTCTATGATGAGATGCTCGCACACAGATTAGGATTAATTCCCCTAACAACCGATCTCTCCTCATACCAATTCAAGGGAGATGATGAACTCTCAGCACTTAACTCCGTAAAATTAACGCTTCAAGCAAAAGGTCCTTGCACTGTCTACGCAAAAGACCTTAAAAGTCAAGATCCTAAAATTGTTCCCGTCTATGAGAACACCCCGATTGTAAAACTCCTAGAAGGTCAAGAAATTGACATTGAAGCAACAGCAATCCTCGGAACAGGAAAAGAACACGCAAAATGGAGTCCTGGTCATGCATACTATCACTATCAACCTACAATCAAAAAAGGAGAGGGGCCCGCAGGCACAATAGTCGGCTCAAAAGTCGTCAAAGACGATTCAATCCCTTACTCCTTCGAGACGCAAGAAGATGCGGAACACTCCGATAAAAACTTCGTCTTCACCCTCGAGTCCTTTGGTCAACTTGAACCAAAAGAAATCCTCGAGCAAGCAATCGCCCTCAACAAAGAGAAACTTGATGCATTTATCAAACTCCTTTGAGGGGGTGCCGGAGTGGTCAAACGGGCACGGTTGAGGGCCGTGTGGCTAATGCCTGCGCGAGTTCAAACCTCGTCCCCCTCATTCACCATCAACCCATTGAGATTCATCTCAAAACAAACCAGAAACAAACCCTGAATCAAAAATTCAAGGGGTTGCAAACAAAAGACACATGAAACGAACTGGACCAACAAACACACAGCTCATCGCGCTCATCGCGGAGCTTAAGAAACAGTCACAAGTAGAGGAAGCTCCCATTTGGAAGCGACTTGCAAACGATCTTGAGCGCCCAACACGCATCAGACGAGCAGTCAACCTCTCACGTATCAACAGATACGCAAAAGAGAACGAAGTAGTTGTCATTCCAGGAAAAGTCCTTGGTTCAGGATTCTTAGACAAACAACTCACCGTTGCAGCATATACTTTTTCACAAAGCGCACTTGAAAAACTCAAAAAAAATAATTGCACTGTGCTCACACTACCTGAGCTTATGAAAAAACACCCAAAAGGCAGAGGGGTGAGAATAGTAGGATGATACTTGACGCAAAAGACCTCATCGTAGGAAGACTTGCAACCGTTGTTGCAAAAAAAGCACTTCTTGGAGAAGAAGTTATTATTGTAAACGCTGACAAAGCAATCATCACAGGAAAACCAACAGTAGTCAAAGCTAAATTTAAACAATCACGAAATAGAACGGTACCTCTCAAAGGACCATACATTCACAGAGGAGCTGATCGTTTACTTCGAAGAAAAATCAGAGGTATGCTCCCCTACAAACAAGAAAAAGGGCGCAAAGCTTTTGAGCGAATCAAATGCTATATTGGCATCCCCCCAGAATTTGAAGGGAAAAACTTCGAAACCATTGAAGAAGCTAATGTTAAAAAACTCCCTAACACTCATTTCACCACACTTGGTGAAGTATCAAAACACCTTGGTGCTAAACAATGAAACAACCGATTATAACCTCAGGATTTAGAAAACAAGCAGTTGCTCGCGCAAACCTTAAAGAAGGATCTGGAATTGTGCGTATCAACTCACAACCATTAGACTATTATGGCACAGCTGTTTGCCGAATGAAAATTAAAGAACCGCTTATGCTCGTTCCAGACATTGCAAACAAAGTTGATATCACTGTACGTGTATCTGGCGGAGGCCAAATGGGACAAACAGAAGCGGTACGTCTTGCAATAGGAAGAGCACTAAGCGAATACGGAGGAGAAACAACACGTAAAATCCTTCAAGATTACGATAGAGCACTACTCGTTGCTGACACACGTTACAAAGAAACTCGTAAACCAAACGATTCCAAAGCGCGTGCAAAACGCCAAAAATCATACCGATGATCATACCAATTCGATGCTGGAGCTGTGGAAAACCCATTGCACACCTATGGGAAGAGTATAAAGAACGAACTGATAAAGGCGAAGACGCGAGAAAAGTTCTAGATGAGCTTGGCCTTTTCAGATACTGTTGCAGACAACAATTCATAGGACATGTAGAACTCATTGAAACCGCAGCAGCATTCAAAAAGAGCTAAACGAGTTAAGAAACCATGAGCATCAGAGTAAGACAAACAAACGTTCGAAGAATCTCAAGGCACAGATCAAAACGCCCAAAGACCTTCAAAACCGAAGAAGCAGCACATGCATGGGCAAAAGCAAACGGTATTGAAAAAT
This Candidatus Woesearchaeota archaeon DNA region includes the following protein-coding sequences:
- a CDS encoding 30S ribosomal protein S4; translated protein: MGDTKKHRKKYARPRHPWIKSRILEEKELKREYGLKNNTELWRMQMVLTKAKNQAKSLVVRQGEQAEKERKQLVDRMIRYGFLREGQTMDDILFLTQRDILDRRLQSIVFRKKLAQTIKQARQFITHEHIAVNGKVITSPSYLVTVEEEAQVDFIPTSQLADPDHPERNPQKALEMKALAEEEAKKAEEEAKKAEEAKQAEAQAQASNAEEQNAEEQTQEAEA
- a CDS encoding DNA-directed RNA polymerase subunit D: MKLEVVRNNPAFKTITFTLSDTTPAFANLIRKSILDDVPTLAIEYVTFNKNSSVLYDEMLAHRLGLIPLTTDLSSYQFKGDDELSALNSVKLTLQAKGPCTVYAKDLKSQDPKIVPVYENTPIVKLLEGQEIDIEATAILGTGKEHAKWSPGHAYYHYQPTIKKGEGPAGTIVGSKVVKDDSIPYSFETQEDAEHSDKNFVFTLESFGQLEPKEILEQAIALNKEKLDAFIKLL
- a CDS encoding 30S ribosomal protein S9; amino-acid sequence: MKQPIITSGFRKQAVARANLKEGSGIVRINSQPLDYYGTAVCRMKIKEPLMLVPDIANKVDITVRVSGGGQMGQTEAVRLAIGRALSEYGGETTRKILQDYDRALLVADTRYKETRKPNDSKARAKRQKSYR
- a CDS encoding 50S ribosomal protein L18e, whose amino-acid sequence is MKRTGPTNTQLIALIAELKKQSQVEEAPIWKRLANDLERPTRIRRAVNLSRINRYAKENEVVVIPGKVLGSGFLDKQLTVAAYTFSQSALEKLKKNNCTVLTLPELMKKHPKGRGVRIVG
- a CDS encoding 30S ribosomal protein S11, coding for MAKEEFIDQGEKRKLNKPIKWGLCHIYSSYNNTILHITDITGSESIVRTSGGQVVKAGRARPTPTAAMTLAKKAAEVAIEKGITGLHVKIKAKGGHNGPNNPGPGAQAAVRALSRMGIKIGMIEDVTPLPHDGCRKKGGKRGRRV
- a CDS encoding DNA-directed RNA polymerase subunit N, which encodes MIIPIRCWSCGKPIAHLWEEYKERTDKGEDARKVLDELGLFRYCCRQQFIGHVELIETAAAFKKS
- the rplM gene encoding 50S ribosomal protein L13; translated protein: MILDAKDLIVGRLATVVAKKALLGEEVIIVNADKAIITGKPTVVKAKFKQSRNRTVPLKGPYIHRGADRLLRRKIRGMLPYKQEKGRKAFERIKCYIGIPPEFEGKNFETIEEANVKKLPNTHFTTLGEVSKHLGAKQ
- a CDS encoding 30S ribosomal protein S13, coding for MAEKDFKHIVRIANTDLKGEKGIAVALQKITGVGASMAQTVCALAKVNPLEKAGELTDDQINAIDTILADPQKAGIPSWYFNRQKDYETGVDKHIVGPSLKFEQENDVKRLAKIKSYRGLRHQWGLPVRGQRTQSNFRNKRKVGGAKRKR